The following proteins come from a genomic window of Synechococcus sp. NB0720_010:
- the menA gene encoding 2-carboxy-1,4-naphthoquinone phytyltransferase → MYAVAVMPVLLAAGWRVQQELPVRLDQLLLFLLAAVLLLAWENLANDVFDADTGVDAHGKPHSLVNLTGRRDRVSLLANGALLLGLLLMALVAARSHGAVLALVLACCGLGYLYQGPPFRLGYRGLGEPLCWLAFGPLATAAGLMAVAPAGAAAVPWRAALEVGSGPALATTLVLFCSHFHQVEEDAAHGKRSPVVRLGTGRAAALVPWFVAGCLAFEWAPVLVNHWPLTALLGAAGLPPAQALIRLLREHHREPERISGSKFLALRFQALNGLGLALGLALG, encoded by the coding sequence ATGTATGCCGTGGCCGTGATGCCAGTCCTGCTGGCCGCCGGTTGGCGCGTGCAGCAGGAGCTCCCGGTGCGGCTGGATCAGCTGCTGTTGTTTCTGCTCGCGGCCGTGCTGCTGCTGGCTTGGGAGAACCTGGCCAATGACGTCTTTGATGCGGACACGGGCGTCGATGCCCACGGGAAGCCCCATTCCTTGGTGAATCTCACGGGCCGGCGGGATCGGGTGTCGCTTCTGGCCAATGGAGCTCTGTTGCTCGGCCTGCTGTTGATGGCCCTGGTGGCTGCGCGCAGCCATGGCGCCGTGCTGGCCCTGGTGCTGGCCTGCTGCGGTCTGGGCTACCTCTACCAAGGCCCCCCGTTCCGCCTGGGCTATCGCGGTCTGGGAGAGCCCCTTTGCTGGTTGGCCTTCGGTCCCTTGGCGACGGCCGCCGGCTTGATGGCCGTCGCCCCAGCGGGCGCAGCGGCGGTGCCATGGCGGGCAGCCCTGGAGGTGGGCAGTGGTCCGGCCTTGGCGACGACCTTGGTGCTGTTCTGCTCCCACTTCCATCAGGTGGAGGAGGACGCCGCCCATGGCAAACGCTCTCCTGTGGTGCGCCTGGGCACGGGACGGGCGGCGGCCCTGGTGCCCTGGTTTGTGGCGGGTTGCCTGGCGTTTGAGTGGGCGCCGGTTCTGGTGAACCATTGGCCCTTGACCGCTCTGCTGGGGGCGGCGGGCTTGCCTCCAGCCCAGGCCCTGATTCGCCTGCTGCGGGAGCACCACCGCGAACCCGAGCGCATCAGTGGCAGCAAGTTTTTGGCCCTGCGTTTCCAGGCCCTCAACGGCTTGGGTCTGGCCCTGGGCTTGGCCTTGGGCTGA
- a CDS encoding TM2 domain-containing protein: MVESNLTEASNKKLAAGLLAIFLGSFGVHKFVLGYNTAGLIMLLVTVLTCGIAGFVMGVIGIIEGIIYLTKTPEEFESIYIQNSKEWF; encoded by the coding sequence ATGGTCGAGAGCAACCTCACCGAAGCCAGCAATAAAAAGCTCGCGGCTGGCTTGCTGGCGATCTTTTTGGGCTCATTCGGTGTGCACAAATTCGTGCTGGGTTACAACACCGCTGGGCTGATCATGTTGCTGGTCACGGTGTTGACCTGTGGCATCGCTGGTTTTGTGATGGGCGTGATTGGAATCATTGAGGGAATCATCTACCTCACGAAGACCCCAGAAGAATTTGAGTCGATCTACATCCAGAACAGCAAAGAGTGGTTCTGA
- the menC gene encoding o-succinylbenzoate synthase, translated as MQLQWRPYRFQLPSALVSAQGRWLERRGWLLRLQGPGGCLGWGEVPELPAAWIKPEPGRLPLQQALEQFPLEQERSGLEAQLPELPSALALGLGMALAELDGLGEDCWLQAPTSAELLPAGSEVLPAMAALLERSSAAPRTVKWKVAVGADAQERTLLDRLLQQLPLNWHLRLDANGAWDRQTAQDWVERLHGESRLQWLEQPLAPADVQGLRALAERVPVALDEALRQCPELYGADWTGWRVHRPLAEGDPRPLLQQLQRGLPRLVVSTAFETGIGRRFLHHLAGLQALGPTPVAPGLAPAWQPEGPLFSADPQQVWEAAAP; from the coding sequence ATGCAACTGCAGTGGCGGCCCTATCGCTTCCAGCTGCCCAGTGCCTTGGTCAGTGCCCAAGGACGCTGGCTCGAACGACGGGGTTGGCTGCTTCGTTTGCAGGGACCGGGCGGCTGCTTGGGATGGGGGGAGGTGCCCGAGCTGCCCGCCGCCTGGATCAAACCTGAGCCAGGGCGGCTTCCGCTGCAGCAGGCCCTCGAGCAATTCCCGCTGGAGCAGGAGCGCAGCGGACTCGAGGCGCAGCTGCCCGAGCTGCCCAGTGCCCTGGCCTTGGGCTTGGGGATGGCCCTGGCTGAGCTGGATGGCCTGGGCGAGGACTGCTGGCTCCAGGCGCCCACCTCCGCCGAGCTGCTGCCAGCTGGTTCGGAGGTTCTCCCGGCCATGGCGGCCCTGCTGGAGCGTTCATCCGCGGCTCCCCGGACTGTGAAGTGGAAGGTGGCGGTCGGCGCTGATGCCCAGGAGCGCACGCTGTTGGATCGGTTGCTGCAGCAACTCCCACTGAATTGGCACCTGCGCCTGGATGCCAACGGCGCCTGGGATCGTCAGACGGCCCAGGACTGGGTGGAGCGCCTGCACGGCGAGTCGCGCTTGCAGTGGCTGGAGCAGCCGCTGGCTCCCGCTGATGTCCAGGGGCTGAGGGCCCTGGCGGAGCGCGTTCCAGTGGCCCTCGATGAAGCCCTGCGGCAGTGCCCGGAGCTCTATGGCGCCGACTGGACGGGCTGGCGCGTGCACCGGCCCCTGGCGGAGGGCGATCCGCGTCCTCTGCTTCAGCAGTTGCAGCGGGGCCTGCCCCGCCTGGTGGTCAGCACGGCCTTCGAGACAGGGATTGGCCGGCGCTTTCTGCATCACCTGGCTGGTCTCCAGGCCCTCGGCCCCACTCCGGTGGCCCCGGGCCTGGCGCCCGCCTGGCAGCCAGAGGGCCCCCTGTTCAGCGCCGATCCCCAGCAGGTTTGGGAGGCGGCAGCCCCATGA
- a CDS encoding AMP-binding protein: protein MSPLQLLLDQGDRAALAEQLRLSWRDGLTTAVVAPQEQEMVAPLLEAALPADLGPGVVLGTGGSAGARRWCLQPLAGLQRAATATAEWLLGVGLDPGDCELLNPLPLHHISGLMPLVRAQQWRVPMRCLPPQWLRDPALLVENAPLDRKRPALVSLVPTQLQRLLEDPRALAWLRGCAVIWVGGAALPEALAEACRCEGLSLAPCYGSTETGAMVAAQLPQAFLAGQSGCGQPLSHAELQVDPCTGALQIRGESLAAALWSGEAWEPLPLQQGWWSSGDRARLDAGGLQLLGRLDGAIQSGGETVFPEQVELVLLQRLKDAGLPIESLLLLPVEDPLWGARLLALVRPAGPQDWPALERALQRLAELLPPAQRPRQWLCCEALERNAMGKWERQRWRHWLQSLP, encoded by the coding sequence ATGAGCCCTTTGCAGTTGCTGCTGGATCAGGGGGACCGTGCGGCCTTGGCCGAGCAGCTGCGGTTGAGTTGGCGCGATGGACTGACCACGGCGGTGGTGGCGCCCCAGGAACAGGAGATGGTGGCGCCCCTGTTGGAGGCAGCCCTGCCGGCCGACCTGGGCCCGGGAGTCGTGCTGGGCACCGGCGGCAGTGCCGGCGCGCGCCGCTGGTGCCTGCAGCCCTTGGCTGGCCTGCAGCGCGCGGCCACAGCCACGGCCGAATGGCTCCTGGGCGTCGGCCTCGATCCGGGGGACTGTGAGCTGCTCAACCCCCTGCCGCTGCACCACATCAGCGGCCTGATGCCCCTGGTGCGGGCCCAGCAGTGGCGGGTGCCGATGCGTTGTTTGCCGCCGCAGTGGTTGCGGGACCCGGCGCTGCTTGTTGAAAACGCCCCCCTCGATCGCAAGCGGCCGGCGCTGGTCTCGCTGGTGCCGACGCAGCTGCAGCGGCTGCTGGAGGATCCCCGCGCTCTGGCCTGGTTGCGCGGCTGTGCCGTGATCTGGGTGGGTGGAGCGGCCTTGCCAGAGGCGCTGGCGGAGGCCTGCCGGTGCGAGGGCCTGTCCTTGGCCCCCTGCTACGGCAGTACGGAGACGGGGGCGATGGTGGCGGCTCAGTTGCCGCAGGCCTTTTTGGCGGGTCAAAGCGGATGCGGCCAGCCGCTGTCCCATGCCGAGCTGCAGGTTGACCCCTGCACTGGCGCCCTGCAGATCCGCGGCGAGAGCCTGGCGGCGGCCCTCTGGTCTGGGGAGGCCTGGGAGCCCCTGCCGTTGCAGCAGGGCTGGTGGAGCAGTGGCGACCGCGCCCGCCTTGATGCGGGTGGTCTTCAGCTGCTGGGCCGGTTGGATGGTGCGATCCAAAGCGGTGGGGAAACGGTGTTCCCTGAGCAGGTGGAGCTGGTGCTGCTGCAACGGCTGAAGGACGCGGGTTTGCCGATCGAGTCGCTGCTGCTGCTTCCGGTAGAGGACCCCCTGTGGGGCGCCCGCTTGCTGGCCCTGGTGCGGCCGGCCGGACCGCAGGACTGGCCAGCGCTGGAGCGCGCTCTGCAGCGCTTGGCTGAGCTGTTGCCTCCGGCCCAGCGGCCCCGTCAGTGGCTCTGCTGTGAGGCCTTGGAGCGCAATGCCATGGGCAAGTGGGAGCGCCAGCGCTGGCGCCATTGGCTCCAGTCCCTGCCGTGA
- a CDS encoding thioesterase family protein, with amino-acid sequence MNPNSWLMLCRSVRFGETDAAGVMHFQQLLRWCHEAYEESLERFGLNAAEIFPTPGCTPEVGLPIVHCSADFRRPLVCGSPLAISLKPTRLDPGCFEVRYSFSSDDQLVAEGLTRHRAIRSDGRQRCELPPGINRWLEASALQGGIQPL; translated from the coding sequence ATGAATCCGAACAGCTGGTTGATGCTTTGCCGCAGCGTGCGTTTCGGTGAAACCGACGCCGCCGGGGTCATGCACTTTCAACAGCTCCTGCGCTGGTGCCATGAGGCCTATGAAGAAAGCCTCGAGCGCTTTGGCCTCAACGCAGCCGAGATTTTCCCGACCCCTGGGTGCACTCCAGAGGTGGGCCTACCGATCGTTCACTGCAGCGCCGATTTCCGCCGCCCTTTGGTCTGCGGATCCCCGCTGGCCATCAGCCTGAAACCGACGCGGCTCGATCCGGGCTGCTTTGAAGTGCGCTACAGCTTCAGCAGCGACGACCAGCTGGTCGCTGAGGGGCTCACACGCCATCGGGCCATCCGCAGCGACGGCCGGCAACGCTGTGAATTGCCGCCAGGGATCAATCGTTGGCTGGAAGCCTCTGCCCTACAAGGCGGGATTCAGCCCCTTTAG